A single Mesomycoplasma ovipneumoniae DNA region contains:
- a CDS encoding IS3 family transposase gives MSRHFKKDEFDMIYKIYNEFGLKQTINYINDISPDTNFITRSQLLRRIKKIIRYYNNGMQDQLLDKKGARRKPGSGKPKKQIEPDWNEFTKEELIEIAKRYYETNKDKSKSGKLSEAKTLNIPYSKSAKIFNVCRQSVAKSKTRVIKVKEHKNDAIIKKSFLDNKGRYGRLRLSAYISMKYNIDIHPRTLGRHLKRLNLVCKIRKRRRKSEIKNTKFALPDIVKRDYNDKLNRNIFATDVTYIKAPRDVKENHVFLSVIIEHKTKKIRDFKLSLSNDLNLVMDNIKTFRTIDKDFVIHSDHGFQYTSKVYIDKINKMGGTVSLSRIGNSLDNREAEYWFSIIKSECLNELNYSKITFEDLKKIIADYIFWYNNYRIQSILNWKTPQQYAMML, from the coding sequence ATGTCAAGACACTTTAAAAAGGACGAGTTTGATATGATTTATAAAATTTACAATGAATTTGGATTAAAACAAACAATAAATTATATAAATGATATTTCGCCAGATACAAATTTTATAACCAGAAGTCAACTACTTCGAAGAATCAAAAAAATTATTAGATATTATAATAATGGTATGCAAGACCAATTATTAGATAAAAAGGGTGCAAGGAGAAAGCCAGGGAGTGGCAAACCTAAAAAACAAATTGAACCCGATTGAAACGAATTTACAAAAGAAGAATTAATAGAAATAGCTAAGAGATATTACGAAACCAACAAAGATAAATCAAAATCAGGAAAACTTAGTGAAGCCAAAACACTAAATATTCCCTACAGCAAATCTGCAAAAATTTTTAATGTATGCAGACAATCAGTGGCAAAATCTAAAACTAGAGTTATAAAAGTAAAGGAGCACAAAAATGACGCAATAATTAAAAAATCCTTTCTTGACAACAAAGGTAGATATGGTCGCCTAAGGTTGAGTGCTTATATTTCTATGAAATATAATATTGACATTCACCCTCGAACTCTTGGAAGACATTTAAAAAGATTGAATTTAGTATGCAAAATTAGAAAACGAAGAAGAAAGAGCGAAATTAAGAACACCAAATTCGCACTTCCGGATATTGTTAAACGCGACTACAATGATAAATTAAATAGAAATATTTTTGCTACTGATGTTACATATATAAAAGCTCCCAGAGATGTTAAGGAAAACCATGTATTTTTGTCTGTGATAATTGAGCATAAAACTAAAAAAATCAGAGATTTTAAATTATCACTAAGCAATGATCTTAATTTAGTTATGGATAATATAAAGACATTCAGGACTATAGATAAAGATTTTGTTATTCATTCAGACCATGGATTTCAATACACTTCAAAAGTCTATATTGACAAAATAAATAAAATGGGAGGAACTGTTTCGTTGTCTCGCATAGGAAATTCTTTGGATAATAGGGAGGCTGAATATTGATTTTCAATTATAAAAAGTGAATGCTTAAACGAGTTAAACTACAGTAAAATAACTTTTGAAGATCTGAAAAAAATAATTGCAGATTATATATTTTGATACAACAATTATAGAATTCAATCGATTTTAAATTGAAAAACACCACAGCAATATGCTATGATGTTATAA
- a CDS encoding ABC transporter ATP-binding protein, which produces MIQIRNITKRLGTKIILNNISFDIPTNKLTFISGQSGVGKTTLLHIIAKIAKADSGQISFFDKNQQVLKNPNVDIFFQDVNLIENISAIDNVRIGTSILGYKFKQDEFSKNANFLNLDQSVFKTKMENLSGGEKQRIAILRSLNRGSEFILFDEPTAALDKENEQIIFEKIKQMSKNHTVVVISHNTEMIHKYADQIIFLQKDKPPIIKINDTNIIEDQNSEQTSETKHKKVAKVVQYKNKLNISPIFVIADISKKLTLSILIIIAFLAAVFSISFAFELNLGTAKVERQQKYTLSLDKNLIEKKSNAAFNQDEIKKISELESINALVANRPTTNINLHYENRKINLRDVDQVEINSFFKNRIENDLVNFEGKFIENSREIILSKSAIDILKIENPIGKTIHLVYDSNKEIEENQNKIELKIVGINNGIKSSVARLDTFNLISFPSFISTQSIKDLENLVKQNTVEENKDQNPQLFKEINSYIPSENAQSSALEPFKIPLKNTKVFPQNNLELITGTFPRKVDEILLSTTAIDSNAKYKLKVGDIIQTNSPLNQTFNLLVVGIFDSPDSELYYHKDAKEFYTRFQPANLTAYLTTTDEQNNLDLEAKNAKFDLRITPPSSLIRVITSQSLAIISIVNKVTFAVFIIFVIILISFILVYAKTISESKQRMIGILKSLGGSTLLTLFYHTLNIVLISIVVLILSFVIIFPSMESIHILIVGNDFPAASQENLALILLSSWAGLSAAFILIYVLMSLITYKKTTQQLLK; this is translated from the coding sequence ATGATTCAAATTCGTAACATCACAAAAAGACTCGGAACAAAAATAATTTTAAATAACATTAGTTTTGATATTCCAACTAATAAATTAACGTTCATTTCTGGTCAATCTGGTGTTGGAAAAACGACGCTTTTGCATATTATTGCCAAAATTGCCAAAGCTGACAGCGGGCAAATTTCCTTTTTTGATAAAAATCAACAAGTTTTAAAAAACCCAAATGTTGACATTTTTTTTCAAGATGTCAATCTTATTGAAAATATTTCAGCTATTGACAATGTTCGAATTGGGACAAGTATTTTGGGTTATAAATTTAAACAAGATGAATTTAGTAAAAATGCAAATTTTTTAAATCTTGACCAAAGTGTTTTTAAAACAAAAATGGAAAATCTCTCTGGTGGTGAAAAACAAAGAATCGCAATTCTTCGTTCTCTAAATCGGGGTTCAGAATTTATTTTGTTTGATGAGCCAACTGCCGCACTTGATAAAGAAAATGAGCAAATTATCTTTGAAAAAATTAAGCAAATGTCAAAAAATCACACAGTTGTGGTTATAAGCCATAATACTGAAATGATTCACAAATATGCTGATCAAATAATTTTTTTACAAAAAGACAAGCCACCAATTATTAAAATTAACGACACTAATATAATAGAAGACCAAAATTCTGAACAAACTAGCGAAACTAAACATAAAAAAGTTGCAAAAGTAGTTCAATATAAGAATAAATTAAATATTTCGCCGATTTTTGTTATTGCTGATATTAGCAAAAAATTAACGCTTAGTATTTTAATTATAATAGCTTTTTTAGCGGCCGTATTTTCGATTAGTTTTGCTTTTGAATTAAATCTTGGAACGGCAAAAGTCGAACGGCAGCAAAAATATACGCTCTCACTTGACAAAAACTTAATTGAAAAAAAATCAAATGCTGCTTTTAACCAGGATGAAATTAAAAAAATTAGTGAGCTTGAATCAATCAACGCGCTTGTTGCAAATAGGCCAACGACAAATATAAACTTGCACTATGAAAATCGAAAAATTAATCTTAGAGATGTTGATCAAGTTGAAATTAATAGCTTTTTCAAAAACAGAATTGAAAATGATCTTGTTAATTTTGAAGGAAAATTCATTGAAAATTCTCGGGAAATTATCCTTTCAAAATCAGCAATTGACATACTTAAAATTGAAAATCCAATAGGAAAAACAATTCATTTGGTTTATGATTCTAATAAAGAAATTGAGGAAAATCAAAATAAAATTGAACTAAAAATTGTCGGAATTAATAATGGAATTAAAAGTTCCGTTGCCAGATTAGATACTTTTAATTTAATTAGTTTTCCATCTTTTATTAGCACTCAATCAATTAAAGATCTTGAAAATTTAGTTAAGCAAAATACAGTTGAAGAAAACAAAGACCAAAACCCTCAACTTTTTAAGGAAATTAACTCCTATATTCCTAGTGAAAATGCCCAAAGCTCCGCGCTTGAACCATTCAAAATTCCGCTAAAAAACACAAAAGTTTTCCCGCAAAACAATCTAGAATTAATAACTGGAACATTTCCAAGAAAAGTCGATGAAATTCTACTTTCAACAACAGCAATTGATTCAAATGCTAAATATAAATTAAAAGTTGGCGATATAATTCAAACAAACTCACCTTTAAATCAAACATTTAATTTACTTGTTGTTGGAATTTTTGACTCGCCAGATTCAGAATTATATTATCACAAAGATGCCAAAGAATTTTATACCAGGTTCCAACCAGCCAATCTTACTGCTTATTTAACAACAACTGACGAACAAAACAACCTTGATTTAGAGGCAAAAAATGCTAAATTTGACCTTAGAATTACTCCACCTTCAAGCTTAATTCGGGTAATAACTAGCCAATCTTTAGCGATTATTTCGATAGTTAACAAAGTTACTTTTGCAGTGTTTATAATTTTTGTTATTATATTAATTTCGTTCATTTTAGTTTATGCCAAAACAATTTCTGAATCAAAACAGAGAATGATTGGAATTCTAAAATCGCTTGGTGGTTCGACTTTATTAACACTTTTTTATCATACTTTAAATATTGTTTTGATATCGATTGTTGTTCTAATTTTAAGTTTTGTAATCATTTTCCCGTCAATGGAATCGATTCATATTTTAATAGTTGGCAATGATTTTCCTGCCGCTTCTCAAGAAAATTTAGCCCTGATTTTATTATCCTCTTGAGCCGGACTTTCAGCTGCTTTTATTCTAATTTATGTTTTAATGTCGTTAATTACTTACAAAAAGACCACTCAACAGTTATTAAAATAA